In Brachybacterium saurashtrense, the genomic stretch ATGCGCTGATAGCGCACGATCATGTCGGCCTGCGAGTAGCCGAACACGTGACCCACGTGCAGGGACCCCGAGGCCGTGGGCGGCGGGGTGTCCACGCTGAACACCTGGTCGCGGGTGGTCTCCGGATCGAAGGCGTAGAGGTCCTGCTCGCTCCATACGCCGTCCCACTTCTCCTCGAGGCCCTCCAGGGAGGGGCGGTCGGGGATCGAGGTCTGGGCGTCAGGGCGCGATGCGGTGTCGGTCATGGGGTCATTGTTCCAGGTCTGCCGTGCCGCGCAACGCAGGCGTCGGCAGTGTGAGCGCGCTCGCGTCGAGGATGTCGAGCGGGTGCGTCATGGGCGGGCCGATGGTGATGCGAGCTGCGATATGGAGCAGCGTGGATCACCATCGGCCCGCCGGCGACACCACTGGGTCCGGCGACCGTGGGTCAAGCGTCTGCGGGCCCGCCTCGCCTCACGGCACCCGCGCGGTCCACTCCTCGGTGCCGAACTTGGTCTCCACCAGCTCCCGGGCCCGCGCCAGCTCGTCCTCGGTGTACGCGGAGTCCACGGTGTCGTAGCGGGCGCGGAAGTACTCCAGGAACCCGTCGATGATCTGCTCCCGGGCCAGGCCCGTCTGCGACCGCATCGGGTCCACGCGCTTGTTCGCGCTGCGGGTGCCCTTGTCGGAGAGCTTCTCGCGGCCGATCCGCAGCACCTCGCCCATCTTCTCGGCGTCGATGTCGTAGCTCATCGTCACGTGGTGCAGCAGCACGCCGCCGGCGAAGCGGCGCTGGGCGGCGCCGCCGATCTTCCCCTGCTCGGAGGCGATGTCGTTCAGCGGCACGTAGTGGGCCTTCACCCCGATCTCGGCGAGCGCGCCCATCACCCAGTCGTCGAGATAGGCGTAGGCCTGCTCGAAGCTCAGCCCCTCCACCAGGGAGGAGGGGACCACCAGCGAGTAGGTGAGGCAGTTGCCCTGCTCCATGAACATCGCGCCGCCGCCGGTGATGCGCCGCACCACGCCGATGCCGTGGCGGGCCGCGCCCTCGGCGTCGATCTCGTTGCGCAGCGACTGGTAGGAGCCGATCACCACCAGCGAGGAGTCCCAGTCCCAGATCCGGAAATGGGGGCGGCGGCGGCCCGCGATCACCTCCTGCGGGAGCACCTCGTCGAGCGCCACGTGCATCACCGGGGGCAGCACCACGGGGCCGATCACGTCGAAGGTGAGGTCATCCCAGCTGGAGGCGTGGCCGAGCGCGCGTCGCACCGCGATCGCGACGGCCTCGGCGTCGAAGCCGATCATCTGCACCGGCTCGGTGAACGCGGCGAGCCGCTCGGTGAGCGCGGCGCCGAGCTCGGCGGCCGTGGCCTCCGTGGGCATGCCCACCAGAGCGGTGTTGAGCTCCTCGAGCGCCTCGTCCGGCTCGAGGAAGAAGTCCCCGAACACGTGCGCGGAGGCGATCGTGCCGTCCTCGGCGGTGACGTCCACGGCCACGAGCTTGCCGCCGCGCACCTTGTACTCGCCGTGCATCACCGGGGTCTCGCCAGAAGTCTCCATGGCCCCATCCTCGCGCATCCCGCGGGCCGACGGTCCCGCCGACCCGTGCGGGTCACGCGATGGTCAGCGAGCGCAGCGCCCGGTGCACCTCCCACACGAAGTCCGCCGTGGACTGGCTCTTGCGGGGCGCGACCGCGTAGGTCTCCTCCGGGCGGTCCCCGGTGGCCTCGCGGGTCACCTTCGGGATCAGGTGAGACCAGTCGCGCTCGCCGCCCACCCAGATCCGGTAGGTGGTGCCGGTGTCGTCGCCGCGATGCAGCAGCCGCAGCCCCATCGAGGTGGCGGTGAGCGCGGGCTGGCGCCGCGCCGGCGCCGCGTCGAAGCCGCGGTCGCGCAGCAGCATCGGGTTCAGCACCGCCCACAGCAGCAGCCGCGCCCCTTCGACCTCCGGCGAGGCGGGGGCGCCGATCAGCGGCGGCGAGGCGGGCAGCGCGCCCTCGTCCGTGCGCCAGGCGGTGCGGCGGGCCAGCGTCTCCAGCCGTGCGCCGGCCTCGGCCCGCTCCTCCTCGCCCCGGGCGAGGCCGATCCCCAGCGGCACCGGCTCGTGGCCCGTGCGCTGCAGGTGCACCGGCGTGCCCAGCTCGACCTCGCCGAACTCGAGCCCGGTGCGGTGCAGGCGCACCCCGGCCTGCAGGTGCGCATCCGTCTGCCCGCGGCGGGTGGAGAAGTGGGGGCTGGTGCCCAGCAGGTCCCGGGAGGCGCGGTGCATCACGTCGAGATGGCCGCGGAACTCCCGGGCCACCGACGCCTTGGTGAGCAGCCGCTTCGCCTCCACCGGGTACTGCACGATGGGGCGGCCGGAGTTCTCCCCGATCTCGCCGATCGTCTCCCACAGCGCCTGGTGCCCGGGATCGGCCTTCGACATCCGCCGGGCCAGCGAGCTCCAGCTGGTGGCCAGCACCCTCTCGGGCAGCTGCTCCTCGCTGCCGGCGAGGTCGCTGCGCCGCGAGATCGCCAGCAGCAGGTGCTGGTCCGAGGCGCCGAGCGCGGCCAGGTGCCGCTCCAGCCGGGTGGTGCGCAGCAGCCCCTCGGTGCTCACCACCACGCCCAGCCGCGCGCCGTCATCGGTCTCGGTGGAGGAGGGGAGGATCTCCGCGACCAGGTCCGGGGAGCTGCGGTGCAGGCGCGGTGCGGCGACGATGCTGCCGGTGGCGCGCTCGGTGCGCACCACGGTGCGCAGGAATGCGCGGCGGCTCTTCGGCGCCATCAGCACGAACTCGAGCATGTGGCGGAGGATCCCGTCGGCGCGCGCGGGCCGTGCGGAGCCCTCCGCGGCCTCCGGGGCCGTGACCGAGCGCTCCACCGCGTAGGTGAGCATCTGCCCGACGGTGGCGTAGGAGCGTGCCATGATCCTCCTTCTCTCGCGCCGTGCCCGCCGCGACGGAGCCTGCCGCGCGGGGACGGGGGTTCGAGTATCCCCCTCCACCCAGTGTGCATCAGTGCAGGTGGGGGGAGGCGGTGTGTCGTCACATTCGGCCGGGGCGCCGGCCCGCGTGGAGGCGCCGCACCAGATCCTCCACGGAGGGCTCGGTGAGGGCGAGGTCCTGCACCTCCACCTGGGCGGAGACGGCGGTGAGCAGGGCCGGCGCGGTGAGCTCCGCCCCGGAGAACGCGATCCGGTGGCGGATCCCGTCGGCCTCGATCGGCAGGGCCCGCGCGCCCTCCGGCAGCACCAGCGGCGCCGTGCGCGGCGCGGCGAGGTCGAGCACCAGCTCCCGCGGCGCGCCGAGCCGCTCCCGGAATCCCGTGAGCGCGCCGTCGAATGCCACCTGCCCGGAGTCCACCACCACGATCCGCGCGCACAGCCGCTCCACATCGCCCATGTCGTGCGTGGTGAGGAACAGCGTGGTGCCGCGCTCGGCACGATCCTCGCGCAGGAAGCGCCGCAGGCCCTCCTTGGAGACCATGTCCAGCCCGATGGTGGGTTCGTCCAGCACCACCAGCGCCGGGGAGTGCAGCAGCGCCGCGGCCACCTCGCCGCGCATCCGCTGTCCCAGCGAGAGCTGCCGCACCGGACGGTCCAGGAAGCCGCCCAGGTCCAGGCCGTCCACCAGGCGGTCCAGGCGTGCGGCGAGGGCGCGGTCGGTGAGGCGGTGCATCGCGCCGAGGATCCGGTAGCTGTCCCGCAGCGGCAGGTCCCACCACAGCTGGGAGCGCTGCCCGAAGACCACCCCGATCTCGCGGGCGAGACGGCGCCGCTCCGGCACCGGGACCCGGCCCAGCACCCTCAGCGAGCCCGCGGTGGGCTGCAGGATCCCGGTGATCATCTTGATGGTGGTGGACTTCCCGGCGCCGTTGGCGCCCACGAAGCCCACGGCCTCGCCCCGGTCCACGCGCAGCGAGATCTCGTCGACCGCGCGCACCAGCTGTCGGCGCCGGCGCCGGGTGCCGGGCGCGGCGGTGCGCACCGCGTAGTCGCGGCGCAGACGGCGCAGCTCCAGCGCAGGGGAGGCTTCGCCCGCGCCGGGCGCGGTCTCGGGGACGGACGGGGTGCGGTGCGGGGTCATCCACCAGCTCCTGTGTAGCGTCGAACCCCGCCTCGCCAGAGCGTCAGGGCGAGGGCCCAGGCGAGCAGGGCCGCGGGCAGCCCGAGCCAGCCGGCCCACGTGGGGATCAGGGCGGGGCCGGGCAGGTCCAGCAGCGCCAGGGCGGGGGCGTAGGCGATCAGCGTCGCCGGGATCACGAAGGTGAAGAAGGCGCGCATCGGCAGGGCGAACACGGCGCCGGGGGTGGTGGCGACGTAGTTGCCGCCGTAGGTGAAGGCGTTGGCGAACTCGCGCCCGTCGACGAGCCAGAACTGCAGGGCGCCGGCCATCGTGAACAGCGCCCCGAACAGCAGCGCCCCGGCGAGCGGGGCCAGCGCGGCCAGCAGCAGCGTCGCGGGCGTGGGGGAGAAGCCCGCCAGTCCCAGGGCGGTGGCGTACATCGCCAGCCCCACCAGGATCCGGCCCAGGCGGCGCAGCGAGAGGTCCAGGCTGGAGATCTGCAGCAGCAGCGGCACGGGCCGGATCAGCAGGGTCTCCAGCCGCCCGGAGCGGATCTGCGCGGAGAGGCCGTCGATCTCCCCGAAGAACAGGTCGCCGATCCCGAAGGCCAGGGCTCCCAGCCCGTACACCACCGCCACCTGCGGCAGCGTCATCCCGCCCAGGGTCTCCACCTGCGTGAGGATCACCCACAGCTCGAGGAACTCGGTGCCCACGATGAGCACCTGCCCCAGCAGATCGGCGAGGAAGCTCGCGCGGAAGCTCGCCTGCGAGCGGAGCCGCGAGCCGTACAGGGTGCGCACCATCCGCAGCGTGGAGACGGGACGATCCGCCGCGGCGGTGCCCTCGTGCTCAGCCACCCTGCACCTCCACGCTGCGCACCCCGGCCCGCAGCATCGCCCAGGCCGCGACGGCGAGCAGCGCCGTCCAGCCCAGCTGCACGCCCATCAGCCCCAGCGCCTCGAGCGGCGGCACCCGGCCCGAGAGGGTGTCGATCGGGGTCTGGATCATCGAGGGGAACGGGGTGGCGCGCGCGATCGCGAGCAGCCAGTCCGGGAACCACACGATCGGGATCAGGAACCCCGAGAGCAGGTTCATCGTCGCCGTGTACACGACGGTGAGTCCGCGCGTCTCCACCAGCCAGAACGCGACGAGGTTGACCATCATGTCGGCGAGGAAGGCGACCGTGATCGCGAGCAGCAGCGAGACCGCCCCCAGCAGGTAGGACAGCGGATCCTCCGGCAGCGCCAGCCCCGTCACCAGCGCGCCCACGGCCAGCGGCGGCAGCCCCCGGGCCAGCACCAGGAAGCCGGCCCGTCCCAGCTTCTGCGCGTAGTGGAGGGTCAGCAGGTCCACGGGCCGCAGCAGGTCCACGGCGATGTCCCCCTGGTGCACCCGCTGGGACACCTCCCGGGTGCCGAACGCCTCGATCGGGGCGAGCAGCGCCTGCCCCAGCCACACGTAGGTCGCGGCCTGCAGCATCGTGTACCCGCCCAGCTCGCCGCCGGCCGTCCCGATCGCCGCGAACAGGATCGAGGCGCGGATCAGGCCGAAGACGGTGTTGGTGAACACGCCGGCGGCCGTGGCCAGGCGGTAGGTGGAGTGCTGGCGGAAGGCGGCAGCGGCGATCCGTCCGTGAGCAGGCACTCGCGTGAGCCTAGTGCGGTGGGTGCCAGGTCACAAGGGGCGCGCCGCATCGAGCGGTCCCGGCGGGGCCGCGCGGTGAGGCCGCCTCCGCAGAAGACGTCGCCGCGCGGCGCCGCCGACGTCTACGCTGTCCCGGTCCCCGCACCGTCCAGCGAACCGGAACGAGATGACCTCCACCCCCGACGACGTCGTCGACCCCGCCGCGGCACAGCCCGCGCACCCCGCCGATCCCGCGCCGGAGGCCGCGCCGGGCGCCCCGCGGTGCAGCCGCTTCGGCCTGCTGCCCCGGATCCTCGTCGCGATCGTCCTGGCCGTGCTGCTGGGACTGGTGATGCCGGAGCCGATCGCCCGCGTGTTCACCACCTTCAACGGCGTGTTCTCCGCCTTCCTCGGCTTCCTCATCCCGCTGATCATCGTGGGCCTGGTGACCCCGGCGATCGCCGAGCTGGGCCGCGGCGCCGGGAAGCTCCTCGCCGCCACCACCGGCATCGCCTACCTCTCCACGGCCCTGTGCGGTCTGCTCGCCCTCGGGGTGTCCCTCGCCCTGCTGCCGCGGATGCTCGAGGGCGCCGCCGTCGGGGCCCTCGAGAACCCCGAGGACTCCGCGATCGCGCCGTACTTCGCGCTCGAGATCCCGCCCGTGTTCGGGGTGATGACGGCGCTGGTGCTCTCCTTCTGCCTGGGCATCGGGCTCACGCTGGTGCGCCGCGGCGCACTGCAGGAGTCCTTCGAGCAGCTGCGCGCGATCATCGTGCGGATCATCGAGGCGATCATCGTGCCGCTGCTGCCGCTGTACATCTTCGGCATGTTCCTGGGCCTGACCCTGAACGGCCAGATCTGGGCGGTGATCGGCACCTTCCTCGTGGTGATCGTGCTGGTGCTGGTGATGACCGCGGTGGTGCTGCTGGCCCAGTACGGCATCGCCGGGGCGGCGCTGGGCAGGAATCCGCTGCGCATGCTGGGCCGGATGCTCCCCGCCTACATGACGGCGCTGGGCACCAGCTCCTCGGCCGCGACGATCCCCGTCACCGCGGAGTGCACCAAGCGCAACGGGGTGCCGGACGCTATCGCGGACTTCGTGATCCCGCTGTGCGCCACGATCCACCTCTCCGGCTCCACCCTGAAGATCACCACCTTCGCGGTCGCGATCATGGTGGTCACCGGCATGCCGCTGGACGTCCCCGCGCTGATCGGCTTCGTGCTCATGCTGGGCGTGGTGATGATCGCCGCGCCCGGCGTCCCCGGCGGCGCGATCATGGCCGCCGCGGGCGTGCTCACCTCGCTCCTCGGCTTCGACGAGGCGGCGGTGGGCCTGATGATCGCCGCCTACATCGCGATCGACTCCTTCGGCACCGCCACCAACGTCACCGGCGACGGCGCGATCGCCGCGGTGATGACCCGCCTCTCCCGCGGCCGCGTGGAGGGGGACCTCACCGCACGGGAGCACGAGCACGTGCACGGGGTCTGAGCACCTCCCGGGCACGGCCAATCCCGCGGTCGGCCGTGCCGGAACCCGCGTCCCCGCACCGCTGGGACAACACCGCCCCCGGCGACCGCACCGACGTAGGCTCGAGGTCATGACCTCCGCACCTGCCGCCCCGATCGCGACCTCGACCCCCGCCCTCACCGCCGTCGTCACCGGCGCCTCCTCCGGCATCGGCCGCGCCACCGCGCAGCGCCTGGTGGCCGACGGGTGGCGGGTGCTGGCCGTGGCCCGCCGCCGCGAGCGGCTCGAGGAGCTCGCCGCGGAGACCGGCTGCGAGGTGCTGGCCGTGGACGTCACCTCCGACGACTCCGTGGCCGCGCTGGTGGAGCGCGCCGAGGAGCTCTTCGACGGGTCCCTCAACGCGGTGGTGCACGTCGCCGGCGGCGCCCTGGGCGTGGAGCCCGCCGCGGAGGCGGACCTTGAGAAGTGGCAGCGGATGTACGACAGCAACGTGCTCGGCGCCGTGCGCGTCACCCGCGCCCTGCTGCCCGCCCTGCGTGCCAGCGGCCGCGGCGACCTGCTGTTCGTCACCTCCGTCGCGGGCCACGAGGCCTACCCGGGCGGCTCCGGCTACAACGCCGCGAAGGCCGGGGAGCACATGCTCGCCGCCGCGCTGCGGCTCGAGCTGAACGGCGAGAAGGTGCGGGTCATCGAGATCGCCCCGGGCATGGTGCGCACCGAGGAGTTCTCCCTGGTGCGCCTGGGCGACCAGGAGGCGGCCGACGCCGTCTACGACGGGGTGGAGCAGCCGCTCACGGCCGAGGACTGCGCCGACGTCATCTCCTACGCCCTCAACGCCCCGCACCACGTGAACCTGGACCTCGTCACCGTCCGCCCGCTCGCCCAGGCGGCGGCCCACCGGGTGGCGCGCCACCAGGGGGTCTGATGGCCGTCGGCGGCATGGGCGGCCCCGGCGGCATGGGCCCGGCCGGCGGCATGGGCGGCGGCATGGGCCCGGCCGGCGGCGTCGCCGGCGGGGGCCGCCCCTCCGCGCAGTCCCCGGATCCCTCCCCGTCCCGCCCGGACCTGCGCCGGGTGCTGGCCCTGTTCCGTCCTTACCGGGGCACCCTCCTGGGCGTGCTGGCGCTGATCGTGGTGGGCGCCGCCACCGGGGTGGTCTCCCCGTTCCTGATCCGCGAGATCGTGGACGTGGCGCTGCCGGAGCAGCGCGCGGACGTGCTGGCCTGGACGGTGGGCGGGCTGATCGCCGTCACCATCGTCTCCAGCGCCCTCGGGGTCACCCAGGCGATGCTCTCCACCCGGGTGGGGCAGTCCGTGATGCACGACCTGCGGGTGGCGGTGTTCACCCACCTGCAGCGGATGGGGCTGGGGTTCTTCACCCGCACCCGCACCGGCGAGATCCAGTCGCGCATCTTCTCCGACATCGGCTCGATGCAGGCCGTGGTCACCTCCGTGATGACGCAGATCGTCTCCGCCGGCGCGGCGGTGGTGATGGCGCTGGTGGCGATGCTCGCGCTGGACTGGCGCCTGACCCTGTTCTCCCTGGTGGCGCTGCCGTTCGCGGTGTGGATGAACCGCCGGGTGGGCCGGCGCCGGCGGGAGATCGTGCGCACCCGGCAGGAGAAGGCCGCGGATCTCTCCGCCGGGATCCAGGAGTCGCTGTCCGTCTCCGGGATCCTGCTGGGCGTGACGATGGGCCGCACCGAGGCGCTCAGCCGCACCTTCGCCCAGGACTCGCACGAGCTCGCCGATCTCGAGGTGCGCTCCACGATGGCCGGCCGCTGGCAGATGGCGGTGTTCACCACCGCGATGGCCCTGTTCCCCGCCCTCACCTACTTCCTGGGCGGGCACCTGATGTTCTCCGGCGCGGACGTCACCATCGGCACCCTGGTGGCGTTCATCGCGCTGCAGTCCACCCTGTTCCCGCAGATCAACGGGCTGCTGCGGGTCGCCACCCAGGTGAACAGCTCACTGGCGCTGTTCACGCGCGTGTTCGAGTACCTGGACGCCCCGATCCTCATCCAGGACGCACCGCACGCGCTCGCCCTGGACCCCGCCGCGGTGCTCGGCGAGATCCGCTTCGAGGACGTCACCTTCACCTATCCCGGCGCGGACGAGCCCGCCCTGGACGGCATCGACCTGGTGATCCCCGCCGGTGCGCACACCGCCCTGGTGGGCGCGACCGGCTCCGGCAAGACCAGCACCGGCTACCTGATGGCGCGGCTGTACGAGCCCACCTCCGGCGCCGTCACCCTGGACGGCCACGACCTGCGCGATCTCACCATGGAGTCCCTCGCCGCGAGCATCGGCGTGGTCACGCAGGAGACCTACCTGCTGCACGCGAGCATCGCGGACAACCTCCGCTTCGCCCGGCCGGGCGCGAGCGACGAGGAGCTGGTGCGGGCCTGCCGCATCGCCCAGATCCACGAGCACATCGAGGCGCTGCCCGAGGGGTACGGCACGGTGGTGGGGGAGCGCGGCTACCGGTTCTCCGGCGGGGAGAAGCAGCGCCTGGCCCTGGCCCGCACCATCCTGCGCGACCCGCCGGTGCTGCTGCTGGACGAGGCCACCTCGGCGCTGGACGTCGCCACCGAGCGCGCGATGGCAGGGGCCCTGGACGCCGCCGCCCGCGGGCGCACCACCGTCTCCATCGCCCACCGCCTCTCCACGGTGCGCCATGCGGACCAGATCCTCGTGCTCGAGGGCGGGCGGATCGCCGAGCGCGGTACCTACGACGAGCTGGTGGAGCGCGGCGGGCTGTTCGCCGAGCTCGCGCTCGCCGACGCCCGACGGGACGCGGAGGCGCCCGACGCCGCCGCGCAGGACGGCACGGACGCGCGGGCCGACGTCCCGGGCGGGGCCGACGTGCGGGGCGGGGCCGACGCGCGGCCCGACGTGCGGGGCGGGGCGGAGGAGACGACGCCCCGGCGCTGACCCGTCGGCCGCTCCGCCACGGCCCCGCCCGGCCGGGGCGTACGACCAAAGGGGGACACGGATCTCCACCCAGCGCGGGATGCGCGGGCGCTCCCGGCGCGGAAGGATCGAGGGATCGTGGCGGCGTCCCGTCCCTGAGGGGTGCAGCCGCCGGTCATCGACAGGGGGAGGGGTGCGCAGTGGTGACGATGCCGATGCGCGAGGAGCAGCCGAGGCGGCGCGGCCGCAAGCCCGCGGTGGGCAGGCCGGTGCTGTTCGCGGTGCTGCTGGTGGTCGCGGCCCTGGGGGTGCTGACGCTGCTGGTGGTGGGGCCCAGCCTCACCGTGCCGGTGGGCGTCGCGAGCGCGGCGACGGTGATGGCGCTGGTGGCGTTCGCCTGGGCGGTGG encodes the following:
- a CDS encoding lipoyl protein ligase domain-containing protein, producing the protein MHGEYKVRGGKLVAVDVTAEDGTIASAHVFGDFFLEPDEALEELNTALVGMPTEATAAELGAALTERLAAFTEPVQMIGFDAEAVAIAVRRALGHASSWDDLTFDVIGPVVLPPVMHVALDEVLPQEVIAGRRRPHFRIWDWDSSLVVIGSYQSLRNEIDAEGAARHGIGVVRRITGGGAMFMEQGNCLTYSLVVPSSLVEGLSFEQAYAYLDDWVMGALAEIGVKAHYVPLNDIASEQGKIGGAAQRRFAGGVLLHHVTMSYDIDAEKMGEVLRIGREKLSDKGTRSANKRVDPMRSQTGLAREQIIDGFLEYFRARYDTVDSAYTEDELARARELVETKFGTEEWTARVP
- a CDS encoding ABC transporter ATP-binding protein, which codes for MAVGGMGGPGGMGPAGGMGGGMGPAGGVAGGGRPSAQSPDPSPSRPDLRRVLALFRPYRGTLLGVLALIVVGAATGVVSPFLIREIVDVALPEQRADVLAWTVGGLIAVTIVSSALGVTQAMLSTRVGQSVMHDLRVAVFTHLQRMGLGFFTRTRTGEIQSRIFSDIGSMQAVVTSVMTQIVSAGAAVVMALVAMLALDWRLTLFSLVALPFAVWMNRRVGRRRREIVRTRQEKAADLSAGIQESLSVSGILLGVTMGRTEALSRTFAQDSHELADLEVRSTMAGRWQMAVFTTAMALFPALTYFLGGHLMFSGADVTIGTLVAFIALQSTLFPQINGLLRVATQVNSSLALFTRVFEYLDAPILIQDAPHALALDPAAVLGEIRFEDVTFTYPGADEPALDGIDLVIPAGAHTALVGATGSGKTSTGYLMARLYEPTSGAVTLDGHDLRDLTMESLAASIGVVTQETYLLHASIADNLRFARPGASDEELVRACRIAQIHEHIEALPEGYGTVVGERGYRFSGGEKQRLALARTILRDPPVLLLDEATSALDVATERAMAGALDAAARGRTTVSIAHRLSTVRHADQILVLEGGRIAERGTYDELVERGGLFAELALADARRDAEAPDAAAQDGTDARADVPGGADVRGGADARPDVRGGAEETTPRR
- a CDS encoding SDR family oxidoreductase, whose protein sequence is MTSAPAAPIATSTPALTAVVTGASSGIGRATAQRLVADGWRVLAVARRRERLEELAAETGCEVLAVDVTSDDSVAALVERAEELFDGSLNAVVHVAGGALGVEPAAEADLEKWQRMYDSNVLGAVRVTRALLPALRASGRGDLLFVTSVAGHEAYPGGSGYNAAKAGEHMLAAALRLELNGEKVRVIEIAPGMVRTEEFSLVRLGDQEAADAVYDGVEQPLTAEDCADVISYALNAPHHVNLDLVTVRPLAQAAAHRVARHQGV
- a CDS encoding ABC transporter permease, which translates into the protein MPAHGRIAAAAFRQHSTYRLATAAGVFTNTVFGLIRASILFAAIGTAGGELGGYTMLQAATYVWLGQALLAPIEAFGTREVSQRVHQGDIAVDLLRPVDLLTLHYAQKLGRAGFLVLARGLPPLAVGALVTGLALPEDPLSYLLGAVSLLLAITVAFLADMMVNLVAFWLVETRGLTVVYTATMNLLSGFLIPIVWFPDWLLAIARATPFPSMIQTPIDTLSGRVPPLEALGLMGVQLGWTALLAVAAWAMLRAGVRSVEVQGG
- a CDS encoding ABC transporter permease, whose product is MAEHEGTAAADRPVSTLRMVRTLYGSRLRSQASFRASFLADLLGQVLIVGTEFLELWVILTQVETLGGMTLPQVAVVYGLGALAFGIGDLFFGEIDGLSAQIRSGRLETLLIRPVPLLLQISSLDLSLRRLGRILVGLAMYATALGLAGFSPTPATLLLAALAPLAGALLFGALFTMAGALQFWLVDGREFANAFTYGGNYVATTPGAVFALPMRAFFTFVIPATLIAYAPALALLDLPGPALIPTWAGWLGLPAALLAWALALTLWRGGVRRYTGAGG
- a CDS encoding dicarboxylate/amino acid:cation symporter; its protein translation is MTSTPDDVVDPAAAQPAHPADPAPEAAPGAPRCSRFGLLPRILVAIVLAVLLGLVMPEPIARVFTTFNGVFSAFLGFLIPLIIVGLVTPAIAELGRGAGKLLAATTGIAYLSTALCGLLALGVSLALLPRMLEGAAVGALENPEDSAIAPYFALEIPPVFGVMTALVLSFCLGIGLTLVRRGALQESFEQLRAIIVRIIEAIIVPLLPLYIFGMFLGLTLNGQIWAVIGTFLVVIVLVLVMTAVVLLAQYGIAGAALGRNPLRMLGRMLPAYMTALGTSSSAATIPVTAECTKRNGVPDAIADFVIPLCATIHLSGSTLKITTFAVAIMVVTGMPLDVPALIGFVLMLGVVMIAAPGVPGGAIMAAAGVLTSLLGFDEAAVGLMIAAYIAIDSFGTATNVTGDGAIAAVMTRLSRGRVEGDLTAREHEHVHGV
- a CDS encoding ABC transporter ATP-binding protein, translated to MTPHRTPSVPETAPGAGEASPALELRRLRRDYAVRTAAPGTRRRRRQLVRAVDEISLRVDRGEAVGFVGANGAGKSTTIKMITGILQPTAGSLRVLGRVPVPERRRLAREIGVVFGQRSQLWWDLPLRDSYRILGAMHRLTDRALAARLDRLVDGLDLGGFLDRPVRQLSLGQRMRGEVAAALLHSPALVVLDEPTIGLDMVSKEGLRRFLREDRAERGTTLFLTTHDMGDVERLCARIVVVDSGQVAFDGALTGFRERLGAPRELVLDLAAPRTAPLVLPEGARALPIEADGIRHRIAFSGAELTAPALLTAVSAQVEVQDLALTEPSVEDLVRRLHAGRRPGRM